The stretch of DNA AGCTTGTCGATGCCGGCGAAGAACGCTTCCGCGTCCTGATAAAACGCCTGCTGGATGTTGCGGCTGATCTTGGCGGCCTCGGTAACCGAACCGGCAACGGCGGTCTCGATGGCAGCGGTGACCTTCTCGGAGCCGGCATGCATGTCGGCGGCGCGAACCTTGGCGGTCTCGGCCTGCTTCTTCACGAACTCACGAGCAGCTTCCGGAACTTCCAGGTTCTGGAGCTTGGTGAACGCCTCGGTGACGGGCGCGAAGGCTTCCTTGACGGTGTTCAGCACGGAATTGGTTTCGGTGGTCATGGGGGTCTCTCCATCCTCAGGTTTGAGCTATGGGCTCACCCCGTCCGGATTGGCCCGGGGCACGAGCGTTGTGCCATAGTTAATGGTGCGGCGCAACATCAATGTTGCAGCGCGATATCACGAATTCGTGATAAGTCTGATGGATGAGCGGTTCGCCCAGAGAACCGGCAAAAGTTCCACTTTAGGCTAATGCCGGAGCCGCCCGCCTACTTTGCATGGGGTTGTTTTGCGAATTTTTTATCCGGGCTCTGGCGCCCCTAGTGCTGGACCGCCCCCGGCAACCCGTAGGCTTCCATCTGTGCCCGAACCTGCGCCACATTATGCCCGAGCACGACGATATCGTGCTTCTTGCCGTCGACGTCCCGGACGTGGTCCCGCAGCAGGGCCTCGGCCTTGAAGCCAAGGCTTTCGAACAGCGTGATCGCCGCCTGCTGGTCGACCGTCATCTGCACCGACAGCTTTTCCAGCCCGGCGCCCAGAGCCAGCGCAAAGGTCTCTTGGGACAGCGCCCGGCCGACCCCCTGCCCGCGGACATCAAGCGACACCACCATCCGGATCTCGCCGACGTGGGGAGACCAGGAATGCGGGTCGCGCACCAGCGTGCCGCAGCCGACCACCGTCCCGCCCTTTGTCGCCACCAGGCTTACGATCGCGCCGCGCTCGATCTCGTTGATCCAGGCCGACAGCACTTTTGGCTGGCTGATGTTGCGCGGCAGGAACAGCAGGTCATGCGTCGGGAGCTTTTGCGCAAACGCCAGCACCGCAGCCTCGTCGCTGCGCGCCATCAGGCGAAATTCGATGTCGCCGTCGTCGGTCTTGACGTGGCGCGGATAGGAACGTGTTTCGCTCATGTTGATCTCTTACCTAGCCAGGAGTCCAGTTTCGGCCACAGCCGCTTGATCGCGTTGGCGCCGGCGACAAGGCTGACGTGCCCGCCCTTCAGCATCACCTCTTCCTTGTCCGTCGAGCCGACCTTGGTGATCAGGTGCTTTGCAGCATCATAGGGCACGATGTGATCGTGCTCGGCGACCGCATGCAGGATCGGCACGGTGATCTTGGAAATATCAGCGGTGCGTCCTCCGACCGACATGGTGTCGTTATAGAGCTTGTTGTCCCACATCAGGTCCTTGGTAATGGTGCGAAAGTACTCGCCGGCCAGCGGCAAGGTGTCCGTGCCCCAGCGATCCATCATCCGGTACGCCTTGACGTATTCGTCGTTCCAGATGTTTTCCCACAACTGCACCTGGCTGACGGTGCGCGAGGCCGGCCGCAGCATTTCGAACGAGGACAGGATCATTTCCGGCGGCACGTTGCCGACGCTGTCGACCAGCTTGTCGACATCGAAATAGCGCCGGTCGGAAAAATTCTGGAACAGCTTCATCTCGCGGAAATCGATCGGCGTGGTGAAGCAGATCAGGTTCTTCATCGGCCCGTCGTTGAAGATCGAGCCGTAGAGCAGCGACAGCACGCCACCGAAGCAATAGCCGATCACGGTGACGTCGTGCTCGCCGGAATCCTGCTGCACGCGGCGGATGCAGTCCGGGATGAAGTCGAGGACGTAGTCCTCCATCCGCAGGGATTTTTCCTCCGGCTTCGGCGCGGTCCAGTCCAGCATGTAGACGTCGTAGCCGCGCTTCAGAAGAAACTCGATGAAGCTTTGGCCGGGCACCATGTCGAGGATGTAGCCACGGTTGGTGGTGGCCATCACGATCAGGATCGGCACGCGGTAGATTTCATCCGCGATCGGCCGGTAGTGATAGAGGTTCATGGTGCCGCGGACGGCCAGGATGTCCTTTGGCGTCGAACCGAGCGATGGGCCGGACGAGGAAAAATACTCGACGCCCTTGATGCTGCGCTGGATCGCGCGCTGCACCTCGGACTGGACCCGCTCCGAGATGGAGGCGAGATCGAGACCCGCGGGAGCGTTCATTTCTGCTCTCCCTCCGATGGCGGACGCCTGGTGCGCGGCGGCCGCGGCGTGCCAGGGCCGCCGTCCTGCGCCAGCGAGTTATGATGCACCTGGTGCAGCATCGCCTTGATCTCGTTGAGCTGGCCCTCGATCGACTGCAGCCGTTCGGCCATGCCGACCATCTGCGCCCGGCTCGGCAGGTTCATCGCCAGCAGGTATTTCTCCATCAGCTCGCCGAGCTGCTTCTGCGCGCCCGCCGTCACGCCGCCGACCTGGTTCATCGCCTTGGAGAATTCAGGCGAGGTCATCGCCTGGTTGGCGAAGGAATTGAACCCCTTCTCCATTTCCCCGAGCATGGTCTGCCAGATCGCGGCAGGATCGTTGCCTTTGTCGGCCATAGGCGCCCTCTCCCGAAAGGTTACGAGCGCTTGCCACGCTTCGCTTCTGTTGACCCCATACCACACCGTTGCGGCGGGCCGGTCAACCACTGCCAAGCCTTCTGCGCTGCGGGAAACCGTGCCATAGTTACTCAAAGCTCAGGTCACCCAAGGGAAGACAAACGCGATGCTCGCTCATCAGCCGCCACAGATCGCTCGCGCCAACGGCATCGACATTTGCTACGAAATTTTCGGCGATCCGGCCGCGGAACCGCTGTTGCTGATCATGGGGCTCGGCGCCCAGATGATCCATTGGGATGACGATTTCTGCCGCCAGCTCGCCGCGCGCGGCTTTCGCGTCATCCGCTTCGACAACCGCGACATCGGCAAGTCCTCGCACATGTCCGGCGGCGGACGGCTGACGCCGTTCGAGCTGCTGAAACTGCGGTTCCTGAAGATCCCGGTGGCGGCGCCCTACAAATTGATCGACATGGCCAAGGACA from Bradyrhizobium sp. AZCC 1693 encodes:
- a CDS encoding phasin; the protein is MTTETNSVLNTVKEAFAPVTEAFTKLQNLEVPEAAREFVKKQAETAKVRAADMHAGSEKVTAAIETAVAGSVTEAAKISRNIQQAFYQDAEAFFAGIDKLASAKSLSEAAQIQSDMVRARGEVLVSRAKATTEYLGKLVTEGAKNAQDNFAKVYSKTA
- a CDS encoding GNAT family N-acetyltransferase, whose product is MSETRSYPRHVKTDDGDIEFRLMARSDEAAVLAFAQKLPTHDLLFLPRNISQPKVLSAWINEIERGAIVSLVATKGGTVVGCGTLVRDPHSWSPHVGEIRMVVSLDVRGQGVGRALSQETFALALGAGLEKLSVQMTVDQQAAITLFESLGFKAEALLRDHVRDVDGKKHDIVVLGHNVAQVRAQMEAYGLPGAVQH
- a CDS encoding alpha/beta fold hydrolase — encoded protein: MNAPAGLDLASISERVQSEVQRAIQRSIKGVEYFSSSGPSLGSTPKDILAVRGTMNLYHYRPIADEIYRVPILIVMATTNRGYILDMVPGQSFIEFLLKRGYDVYMLDWTAPKPEEKSLRMEDYVLDFIPDCIRRVQQDSGEHDVTVIGYCFGGVLSLLYGSIFNDGPMKNLICFTTPIDFREMKLFQNFSDRRYFDVDKLVDSVGNVPPEMILSSFEMLRPASRTVSQVQLWENIWNDEYVKAYRMMDRWGTDTLPLAGEYFRTITKDLMWDNKLYNDTMSVGGRTADISKITVPILHAVAEHDHIVPYDAAKHLITKVGSTDKEEVMLKGGHVSLVAGANAIKRLWPKLDSWLGKRST